ACGGCTTGCTACTCTTGAGTTTGATCGTGACCGGAAGTCAATGGGCGTCATTGTCGACTCTGGTCTAGGAAAAAGGTCGCTTCTAGTTAAGGTATTATCTCTTTTTGTCACCTTTTCTCTGACCTAGACAGTTCATTTAGATTATCAGTTTTCTATGACATGACCTTGTTCtgtaattacataattaatatcTATGTGAAAATACTGGTTAACTTGGAAGTGTATACCATTCTTTTTGTCATGTGgttttctcatttttgtaaaataaattcaaggCAGCATATCTCTTTAAAACGAAATCTTCTCAGATCTTTATTTGAGTAAGGTATTTTTATTCTTCCcccaaaataaatttattattgtatcaccatttatttaataataagttttttaaaaaattatgtttaactaAATAGTTAATATCCAAACTCCCCAAAATTTAGACATGTTTTGTAAGGCTAGACTAAAAGAACAGGAACATGTTGGGGGCAAAACTAGTCTTGTACAATGTTTAGTACCGGTTATTTACAAGTATAACAGAGTGTTGTTGAATGAATAAAGTTTTCCAAAACAAATTCGATAACATGGTTGTGTCACACTATGGCCTGATCATTCTTCTCATTCACCTTGTCATTTTGTTTCTAATCATATCTGTGGGAGTTTGAATAGTTTCTTTTGCTGAATCCATACATGACCCTATGAATGCTTATGTTCTTAAAGTTTCTTGCTTCCCTTTTCTCACCATTGGGAAATCCTTTTAACCAGCATTTGTCTCTAATTTTTGTTAGGGTGCTGTGGAAAACGTGTTAGACAGAAGCACTAAAATTCAGTTGCGAGATGGTTCTGTAGTGAACCTGGATGATAATGCTAGGAACCTTGTATTGCAAGCACTTCATGAAATGTCAACTAGCGCATTGCGCTGTTTGGGATTTGCTTACAAGGATGAGCTCCCCAAATTTGAAAACTATAGTGGTAGTGACGATCATCCAGCACACCAGCTTTTGCTTAATCCTTCCAATTATTCATCAATTGAAAGTgaacttatttttgttggctTGGTTGGATTGAGGGTAAGTTTTAAGCTTCTTGTTTTATATGCCATGTTTTACCATCTTCATCATATCTTGTTAATGTGGTAACTTTGTGAAATTGAATATTGAATGCTTAGGACCCCCCTAGGGAGGAAGTATACCAAGCAATTGAAGACTGCAGAGAGGCTGGAATCCGTGTTATGGTTATAACTGGGGACAACAAGAACACTGCTGAAGCTATATGCCGTGAAATAGGTGTATTTACCCCTGATGAAGACATTACTTCTAAAAGTTTGACGGGTAAAGATTTTATGGAATTGCGTGATAAAAAGGCATATTTGAACCAGAGTGGGGGCCTTTTGTTTTCAAGGGCTGAACCTAGGCACAAGCAAGAAATTGTGAGGCTGCTCAAAGAGGAAGGAGAGGTGGTGGCCATGACAGGGGATGGTGTTAATGATGCACCTGCCTTGAAGCTTGCAGACATTGGCGTTGCAATGGGCATTGCAGGGACtgaggtatttttttttcattgtaatcATTTTATGGATTCTGGTGCATTACTAACAAGTGAACATTGGTGATTGATTTGGGCTTCTAAGGTAGTCTTGGGAATGCTTGTGTTTTTAGTTTGATGTAGAGTTTTGATGCAAATTGAAGTGCTGGGTCTTTTCTCAATGATAATTGTAATTAGTTGGACTAAGGAACGCCAGTTAATATTGCTTATTTTTGGCAACTCATCTCTTCTATCTTATGCTAATCCTATATAGGTGGCAAAGGAAGCTTCAGATATGGTGTTGGCGGATGATAATTTTAGTTCAATTGTTGCTGCTGTTGGTGAGGGTAGATCTATCTACAATAACATGAAGGCTTTCATAAGGTGATTCTGATgatctttaaataatttatacattcTTTTTTCTCTATTGGTGAGCGCTGGGTTGTCTCACAATTGGCatatataaaatctaatttaatgaTCGATTGACGTGTCCACAATTTCATCTAAGCCACTACTGCGGATATTGATAATTTACTGCATTAATACATCGTTCAATATTTGCTTAGTTTATGTCTcaaaagaaaagggagaaaCGCCTTCAGTGCATTGAGTTGTTGTTTACACTCTTACaattagatttataataaaGGAACTGAGATAAACATGGACCATGTTCGGATGTTGCTACCGTAAGTGTACAGTTGTGATGCATGAGCTTTTTCCTATGAATATCAagtaaacaaaatgaaaaaataacgaAGATTGAAAATTGTATTTCACATTTCATATCCATCCTCCAAATTGTTTGAAACATGGGAGGCATTAGTTTGGTTTAATCTGGATTTTTCAGATGTGtcgtttttatttataataactgAGATGCTAAATGGGTTTGGATCAAATCCTGTTTTGCTAGATTTCTTTATATCAATCCTAAGGTGCCTATTTCAGAATCTGCTATCTAAGAGAAATCTTTTTTAGAACTCTAAGAACGCTAAAATgaacttttcataatttttttctaactgTAAAGCATTCAAAATCTTGAGCGGCATTTCATGGCATGGCTCTTATCTAGTATTCTAGATATATACTTTTGTTAGTTACCGATATGCGTGCTACTATTTTAAGATCCTTCTCTAGTGATAAAATTGGAGTTAATATTATCTTGAAGTggtaacaaattaattttgcagGTATATGATCTCTTCCAATATTGGCGAGGTTGCATCAATATTTTTAACAGCTGCTCTAGGTATTCCTGAAGGATTAATACCTGTCCAGCTTTTGTGGGTCAATCTTGTCACTGATGGACCCCCTGCAACAGCTCTAGGATTTAATCCTCAAGATAAGGATATAATGAAGAAGCCTCCTCGTCGCAGTGATGACTCGTTAATTAATTTGTGGATTTTATTCCGCTATATGGTATTTGccttgttttctcttttctttctgttgCACACACGTATCTTTTGTTGGGCTTTATTATGATGATTTATGTGTATTACTTACCTATAATCTTCTACCTGATTTTATACATAACAGGTTATTGGGATTTATGTTGGATTAGCTACAGTTGGTGTCTTCATCATATGGTATACACACGGTTCTTTCTTGGGTATTGACCTAGCTGGGGATGGACATACTCTTGTCACTTATACTCAACTTGCCAACTGGGATCAATGCTCCTCATGGAAGAACTTCACTGCTTCTCCATTCACTGCCGGTTCTAAAACAATCACGTTTGACAACCCCTGTGATTACTTTCACACTGGTAAAGTGAAGGCTATGACATTGTCCCTTTCTGTGTTGGTAGCCATTGAAATGTTCAACTCTCTGAATGCCCTATCTGAAGATGGAAGCCTTTTGACAATGCCCCCTTGGGTCAACCCTTGGCTTCTTTTAGCAATGTCAGTATCATTTGGTCTACACTTTTTGATCTTGTACGTGCCATTCTTGGCACAAGTATTTGGTATCGTGCCCCTGAGCTTGAACGAGTGGCTTTTAGTTTTGGCTGTTGCACTTCCTGTCATTCTGATTGACGAGATTCTGAAATTTGTGGGGAGATGTACAAGTGGGCGTCGACCATCAACTTCAAGAAAATCAAAGCAAAAATCAGAGTAGACGTTTTTCTGTAGTCGGTAGAAAAGTTGCTAAAACCTTCAGCGACATGGACGATGATATACTAGAGACTGAAGAGGTGGCTTCATGGCCAATTAATCTTAAATTAGTGCATTTTAGGCCTTTCTGTAGTCTCCATCCCATTTTATGATGAGGGATGGCCGGGCTTGCATTGGGTGCactatatctttttttttttaatcttttatttaccTTTTGCCCAGTTCTTTGAACATTTTTAAGATTCtcacaaaaaaggaaaaaacctTGATTTCTTCACATTTATCTACTTATTTGTTTTAGTGGAATTTTATACCAAACCTAAATTTTGATGTGGATAATTTTCATCCACTTTGTTCTTGATGCAATCGTTTAGGCAACTCGGAAACATTTTTCTGTGCCTGAAAATCGGGATGAAACTTTGATGATATGGATTTTGCGGTGTCTGTGTGGAAGGTACTTTCTGATATGTACTATCTTGAGGCTGAAGCAAAATGGAACTGGCGGCCTTCTGCTTGGTACCTGGGGAGATTGGAACAGACAacgaataatatttaaaatgccCCACGCTTGAGTGGTGTGGTTGGTTCCAGCGAAACCTCGTGCACCATGCTTACCCTTTCTACAAGTAACCTTTAacgtttataaattattttaccatACTTAAATTATATTCGAAAAGTGGTTActtttcaaagtaaaaaaaatttcaattcttcAAAATCTTACTAAACTAGAAACTGAGTTTATTTACAATGTCTATGTCATCGTCAATCAATTCttgagattaaatttaaaaatgtcgGTTTAAAAAGTAGAGAACAATTTTAACGAAAAAAGGTATTGATAATAATGAAGTTGAAGagtaacaaaatttcaaacgtAGTTGATTGCAAAATTTTCGTAggcataaaagaaatatatctcTTACATATGTAGTGACGCGCCATAAGTTGtgataaacaatatataaatggtGGAGTGTGTGTCTCATTTAGCATCAATTTGTTCTACGATCAGATCTTATAATCCATTTCTGTTCTATCTCACTTCATCCAACATGCGTTTCTGGGAAGGGTAATAAAAAACTGCATCAGACTGacttaatgaatatttttttattacaagtaatatttcaaataaaaataactcttttaatattataattttgtttattttaaattttaaacagtGTCTTTGTATTCTTCTTCTATAAGAAAACTTTTCCGCCCACTCATGCTGCACTTcagtttaatcattttattcatttcaatttttaactGTAGCAGAAAGCATTAACCAAGCAGTCAAGGCTAATAATTTATTcacttattaatattttgtgaaTAGTATGTCATCTTacgttattatattttattttttttattattttaatatattttagggcCTCAAATACATGTAACTCCTTTGAAATACTTAAATTTCCGATTTTCCCTCATCAAAATTGtaaatgaaaaccaaaatttagttattaatattggtaccacaacaaaaaaatcgacagaagaaattaaaagtttaagaaaCAATCAAAGCTCTTTCCACAAGGTTTCTTCTCTTATCTTTGGAAGAAGAGTGTGTTAGATTATAACATTCACACCTATTGCTTTGAAAATATGAGCAAAATAACGTATGCCATTCAATCAAATCTTGGtggaatttataattaaaaatgattccAATTATAATTTTGAGTCGAATAAATCATTCATATTTTGTCTCTCAATCATTTGTCTCCTTTAGAAGTCTATGAGCCCTATTTTGCCAACCTAATAATGTCAATGCAATCACCCATGTTCCAAGAATATAAGAAAGAACAATTAATTGGAGTTcatcttttcaaaataacaagTTTTAAATCAATTCCTATAGTTTGTTTGTGtgattattaaaagaaaattagagattaaaaaaactactattatttttaagtttataatgaagttttgaatataattaaccataaaaataatttataggtttagaaaaatatatgtataaaaatataaatgataggctttgtaaaaatataaatagtaggttttgtaaaaatataaagaataaaacatatGCGAAAATAGAGTAATCtctttaaaagtataaaagatatgtagaaatatgtaaatttgattatttaaaaatataaattaatctatGAATAATCTAATGTAATATGAATGACtagatttttcttattaatacaTTGATAAATTCATTCAATACATATTATTAGAAtcgtttaattattatataaactcATCTATGTGTATTACAAGACTCGTATGATTAATGTATAGACATAATggtctaatgtgtattgttagactcgtctaattaatgtatgaaattactcatataatatttttgctATACTCATATAAAAAAACTCATCTAATATTTTTGCTATACTTATCTAGTCAATATATAGACAGACTCGTTTAATATGTATTGTTAGACCTAtgtgatatattttgttatactcatataatcaatgtatgaataaatttgtctaatgtgtattgcaaTATTCATCTAATGAATATATGAACATATTTATctaatgtttattaataaactCGTCTAATTTGTGTGTTGAAAgacttgtctaatgtatattacTATAGTCGTCTAATAAATATGTGAATGACTCGTCTAATATATATCGCTATACTCGTCAAGTCAACGTATGAAATGACatgtctaataatttttttatactcatCTAATTATTGTATAGACAATCTCgtgtacttttttttatattcatctaACCAGTATGTGGTGGAAAGGCTTGTCTAATTAATACATCGATAAACTCATCTAATATGTATTGCTAAACTTGTGTAATCAGCATACGAACACACTCGTATAATGTATATTTTCAAACTCGtctaacaaatatatattcagACTTATGTAATGTGTCTTGTAAGACTCGTCTCTAACTAGTTAGTGGACAAactcatctaatgtgtattaacaAACTCGTTTAATTAAGTCCACACAAATAAAGACCTAACCCTTTGGAAACAATAAAAGCTCTTTGCACAAGTGTTCTTCTCTCATATATCATCTGCGCCTACATTAGGAATATCCATTGGTTTGAAAATACGAGCAAAATAGCTCATGTCATTCAATTATAACTTGGTGGGACTTTTAATTAAGTggaaattatttcaattataattttgaataaaaaggctataaaagtttataaaatattggagaaaatgaTTGTCCAACAAGGGCCATCCACGTATGAATTGGGTGGGTCTAATAAGAGAGTGGGCTTTTGGTTACGTATAGAAAGGAATGCGTGCCGAAGGGAAAAATGGATTAGGATGTGTTTGGTGACCCCTTTTTGTCTCTGAGTCCACAATTaagatttaacaaataataaatgaatttgaagCAATTGACTGCACAGAGTTTGTGTTTTTTGAGCACCGGAGTTGACTGAGATGTAACAATTTGCTGTAACCAACATATCAAACCAGCTTTTAAGAATCAATATCAACAAGATTGGTCATCTTCCTTCCCATCTGCTTCAGACTTTCATCACTCCACCACGTCtccaaaattaaactaaaatgcAACAACCAAACAATCTAATTAACGATTTTGTTAACTTCAACAAGAAAAACCAATAATactaatttatcaataatacaaaatatgttttaaacttttatccttaatatattttttgtttttaaattctaaaaataaattaattaattgatactaaaataaatatttatgaaattcattgaatatattaaaaaacttaatataattatattaaaaaaataatttttaaattttaagaccAAAATATCGATAACAAATTTCACACATGACAAGTGTAATATCAGTCATGCAATGCAATGCAGTTCTTATAAATTGGGCAAATGCCAGACTTTCTTCAGTGTGAAGAAACTCAACTCTTCTCAGCTTAATAGAGTTTCCCCCCNNNNNNNNNNCCAATGTCTCGTCTAACGCCGctgccgccgccaccaccacaaccCAACACTATTCTCGACGACAGGTTTCCTTTCTTCAACCAATCCATGGACCTGGTCCAACTCCCAAACCCGCCAACAACACGAACCCGATCCCGCACCCTCGCCGATCTCCTAAACCGCGTCCAAGACGCTCAAAACGACACACCACCTGCACCACCCCACCATGTTCTTGAcctctcctcctcctcctccacccaCCCCTTTGTCCTctcctttttcaatttaaccTACAGTGTCAAGCTTCGCCGCAAGTTCACTTTTTTTCCCACCACCACCGTTTTCCCACCCGACCACGAAACTAAACCCAACGGCACCAAGACTCTCCTCAACGACATCTCCGGCGAGGCCAGGGACGGCGAGATCATGGCTGTCCTCGGTGCCAGCGGCTCTGGCAAGTCCACTCTCATCGACGCCCTCGCCAACCGCATATCAAAGGAAAGTCTCAAAGGTACAGTCACCCTAAACGGCGAGGTTTTAGACTCAAGTCTTTTAAAGGTGATTTCCGCTTATGTCATGCAAGACGACCTCCTCTTCCCCATGCTCACCGTCGAAGAGACGCTCATGTTCGCAGCGGAGTTCAGACTCCCTCGCTCCCTCTCGAAATCCAAGAAGAAAGCACGCGTCCAGGCCTTGATAGACCAGCTCGGCCTCCGCTCCGCCGCCTCCACCGTAATCGGCGACGAGGGCCACCGCGGCGTGTCCGGGGGAGAACGTCGCCGCGTCTCTATCGGAATCGACATCATCCACGATCCCATCGTGCTCTTCCTCGACGAACCAACTTCGGGCCTCGACTCCACAAGTGCCTTCATGGTGGTGAAAGTGCTGCAGCGAATCGCTCAGAGTGGAAGCATCGTCATCATGTCCATTCACCAACCTAGCTACAGAATCTTAGGCTTATTGGACCACTTGATCTTCCTCTCCCACGGTAACACCGTCTACAGCGGCTCTCCGGTGAACCTCCCAGCCTTCTTCTCCGAGTTCGGCCACCCCATACCGGAGAACGAAAACCGAACAGAATTCGCGCTGGACCTAATTCGAGAACTGGAAGAACAACCCAGTGGGACAAAGAGTTTAGTAGACTTCAACAAATCATGGCagctgaaagaaaaaaactcgGTCCAGTCCCAGAATGATCACAAGCCCAAACCATCTCTGAAGGACGCCATCAGCGCTAGCATTTCCAGAGGGAAACTGGTGTCCGGCGCTAACGGTAACGGCAAGAACTCAACGGCGGCAGTTTCCGTTCCCGCCTTCGCGAATCCGTTTTGGATGGAAATGGCGGTGATAGGAAAAAGGTCTCTGACGAACTCACGAAGGTTGCCAGAGTTATTCGGGATTCGTTTAGGTGCAGTTCTTGTGACGGGGGTAATCTTGGCAACAATCTTCTGGCACCTGGATGATTCACCAAAAGGGGTCCAGGAGCGCGTGGGGTTCTTCGCCTTCGCCATGTCCACCACGTTTTACACCTGCGCCGAAGCCATCCCAGTGTTCCTCCAAGAGCGTTACATCTTCATGAGGGAGACAGCTTACAACGCCTACCGTCGCTCTTCCTACGTCCTCTCACACGCAATCATCTCACTCCCTTCCCtgctctttctctctttcacctTTGCAGCCACCACCTTTTGGGCCGTGGGCCTGGCGGGAGGCTCTTCGGgctttctcttttactttctgGTGATCGTGGCCTCCTTCTGGGCTGGAAGCTCCTTCGTGACGTTCCTGTCGGGAGTGGTGTCGCATGTGATGATAGGGTTCACGGTGGTGGTTGCGATCTTGGCCTACTTTCTTCTCTTCAGCGGGTTCTTCATCAGCAGGGACAGAATGCCTCCGTACTGGATATGGTTCCACTACCTGTCACTGGTGAAGTACCCGTACGAGGGAGTGTTGCAGAATGAGTTCGACGTTAACTCTCCGAGGTGCTTCGTGAGGGGGATTCAGATGTTCGACAACACGCCCTTGGGGATGGTGCCGGAGACACTGAAAGTGGAGCTGCTTAAGAGCATGAGCAAGACGCTGGGCATGAACATCACAAGGTCCACCTGCGTGATCACCGGAGCGGATGTGCTGAAGCAGCAGGGGATAACGCAGCTGAGCAAATGGAGCTGCTTGTGGATCACGGTTGCATGGGGATTCTTCTTTCGCTTCCTCTTTTATTTGACGCTTCTCTTTGGGAGCAGGAACAAGAGGAGGTAGTCAATGGAACCAACACTccttattttttcaataataacaGACAACTAAATCAACTGTCCAACCCTTCTTTCTCTACTCTTTTCATCATAATCTTAATTACTTTTTGCATTTAAACTATCTAAACATTAATGAATTCCAGTATGTACActacatgtttttatttctttagttacCTGTTCTCCACATTATCATCTCcctttgttaatttaattaaaaccacttataaataagttatatgTTTTTTCCTTATTACAGTTTACTTTCAAATAtctttgtattataatttatactgCCTTCTTATAAGAACATGTTAAATGGAAGAACCATTCaacttaaactttaaaacattaaattttataaatacaactTTTTTAGAGGTCAGATATGTTGGGCTTTTAATGTCACCTCCCGAATCGACGTATTTATgagtgacgttaatgggacgtagGATTCCTGCAGGTGCGATGTCGGATTAATGACACTGTATTCTtaccgttttctttttcattgatgGTGGGAATGACACTATGCAAGGACCTAGGTTCGACTTCGAGTTGGAATGTCAAAAGAGATCAATAAACGTAAGTTTTTCTTaagaggaaactagcaaagagagaaggtgcactacgctacgcaaagacacaagaaaaaccgtaccaaaacacaacgaaaactcattttaattggttcaaatgaaagataatacatcaaagattactttaaacggagtaaaaacaactttaaatggttCACGGGACATCAAACGTACCTAGAAATGTAGTGCAACAGAGAGAAAATGCGAAGGAAGACGATCAAACTGTTGGTTCGCAAACGGCTGGTTTGCactatttaacaagaaattagaggTCAGTTGCCCACAAAGACGACGTCTATAATCGAATATACATCGAACGTCTCACTAATGTAACGTCCAttccatttaaaaattaacatttttgttatatatagacATCGACTTGGCGGGACGAGACGTCTAGTAGGCGGaaacgaatgacttttcacatacctggtcAGACTATAGACGGGTATGAGGGgccctgacgtctataatcgcatatagacGTTAGGTGGCGGGGATCAGACATTTAGATGGCggaaaaaattaaagtttcacCTACTATAAACGTTGGGTATGCAGGGCACCGATGTCTATAATTGAATCTAGATGTCAGGTGGCGGGATCAAACGTCTAGATggcacaaaaaattaaaattccacCTTGCTGtcatattatagacgtcgggtaggtgggacaccgacgtctatatgacggaaagaaatgacttttcacctgtCAGATATATAGACGCCAATTTCTAGGGGCACCGACGTTTATagtattatagacgtcgaccCCCCATCTAACAAACGTCTATAGGCTTCACTTATTTATGCAATTGCCAccggtcaataatttacgtCGCTTCCTCATCTAACTGACGTCTAACGGATTGTAAGCTGATTCTGCACTAATGGAAGCAACAAAATGAATCCCAGTTTCCAATGCATTTTTCAAATCGTTCGTATTTTGTCCATGAATCAACCTTCCTTTTCGGAACAAACGAATCCCATTTCTAAAAAAGTTCCAAATCAATATCAAAGTATCCTTAATCACCCTTATTTTAAGAATTGAATAAGCACTGGttgaagtttatttatttaggaGATGATTATCTTTCATTCCCATCTTATTCTCTTATTTGTGGTATCCCATGTCTCCTTGCATTTCTTGTTGCATGTATCTCAAGTTGAGTTTAATGTTTACTGCAAGTGAATCATTTTTGGAAGAACCGgtttttcaatttgtttgaAGAACGGAATGAAAAATCATTCACATTTTGTGTGTCAATCATTTGTGTCTTTTTCAAGTCTACGAGCGCTGTTTTCCCAACCTAATGTCAACCCAAAACAATTGGAgttcatatttttcaaattaacaattatcatGCATTCGCACATTCGTTCATATGTTCGTTGTTTTAAAGTTCTATTTTATGAATGAAgcaaaaagataataataatggtaatatgttattattgttattactattattattattgtattaaaagattaaaagataatttaataaataatttcgaGATTAAGAATGAACGAATATATAAGGTTAGAAGTTAAGTATAGTTTCTTAAGAAagattaagtaaaaaaaatgctaTT
The sequence above is drawn from the Vigna radiata var. radiata cultivar VC1973A chromosome 3, Vradiata_ver6, whole genome shotgun sequence genome and encodes:
- the LOC106757596 gene encoding calcium-transporting ATPase 4, endoplasmic reticulum-type — protein: MGRGGQDYGKPENTSSGASDREIFKAWAKDVRECEEHFKVNVKVGLNHEEVENRQKIYGLNELEKHDGPSIWSLILEQFNDTLVRILLAAAIISFVLAWYDGDEGGEMEITAFVEPLVIFLILIVNAIVGVWQESNAEKALDALKEIQSEHAVVIREGTKVPGLPAKDLVPGDIVELKVGDKVPADMRVVELISSTLRLEQGSLTGESEAVNKINRRVEEDADIQGKRCMVFAGTTVVNGHCFCLVTQTGMDTEIGKVHTQIHVASQSEEDTPLKKKLNEFGENLTKIIGLICILVWLINVKYFLTWDYVDGWPRNFKFSFEKCTYYFEIAVALAVAAIPEGLPAVITTCLALGTRKMAQKNALVRKLPSVETLGCTTVICSDKTGTLTTNQMAVSKLVAIGHNVDTLRAFKVEGTTYNPADGQIENWPTEGLDANLQMIAKIAAICNDAGVAQSEHKFVAHGMPTEAALKVLVEKMGHPEGSKDIRSASTSTLLRCCEWWNEHDRRLATLEFDRDRKSMGVIVDSGLGKRSLLVKGAVENVLDRSTKIQLRDGSVVNLDDNARNLVLQALHEMSTSALRCLGFAYKDELPKFENYSGSDDHPAHQLLLNPSNYSSIESELIFVGLVGLRDPPREEVYQAIEDCREAGIRVMVITGDNKNTAEAICREIGVFTPDEDITSKSLTGKDFMELRDKKAYLNQSGGLLFSRAEPRHKQEIVRLLKEEGEVVAMTGDGVNDAPALKLADIGVAMGIAGTEVAKEASDMVLADDNFSSIVAAVGEGRSIYNNMKAFIRYMISSNIGEVASIFLTAALGIPEGLIPVQLLWVNLVTDGPPATALGFNPQDKDIMKKPPRRSDDSLINLWILFRYMVIGIYVGLATVGVFIIWYTHGSFLGIDLAGDGHTLVTYTQLANWDQCSSWKNFTASPFTAGSKTITFDNPCDYFHTGKVKAMTLSLSVLVAIEMFNSLNALSEDGSLLTMPPWVNPWLLLAMSVSFGLHFLILYVPFLAQVFGIVPLSLNEWLLVLAVALPVILIDEILKFVGRCTSGRRPSTSRKSKQKSE
- the LOC106756907 gene encoding ABC transporter G family member 20; protein product: MSRLTPLPPPPPQPNTILDDRFPFFNQSMDLVQLPNPPTTRTRSRTLADLLNRVQDAQNDTPPAPPHHVLDLSSSSSTHPFVLSFFNLTYSVKLRRKFTFFPTTTVFPPDHETKPNGTKTLLNDISGEARDGEIMAVLGASGSGKSTLIDALANRISKESLKGTVTLNGEVLDSSLLKVISAYVMQDDLLFPMLTVEETLMFAAEFRLPRSLSKSKKKARVQALIDQLGLRSAASTVIGDEGHRGVSGGERRRVSIGIDIIHDPIVLFLDEPTSGLDSTSAFMVVKVLQRIAQSGSIVIMSIHQPSYRILGLLDHLIFLSHGNTVYSGSPVNLPAFFSEFGHPIPENENRTEFALDLIRELEEQPSGTKSLVDFNKSWQLKEKNSVQSQNDHKPKPSLKDAISASISRGKLVSGANGNGKNSTAAVSVPAFANPFWMEMAVIGKRSLTNSRRLPELFGIRLGAVLVTGVILATIFWHLDDSPKGVQERVGFFAFAMSTTFYTCAEAIPVFLQERYIFMRETAYNAYRRSSYVLSHAIISLPSLLFLSFTFAATTFWAVGLAGGSSGFLFYFLVIVASFWAGSSFVTFLSGVVSHVMIGFTVVVAILAYFLLFSGFFISRDRMPPYWIWFHYLSLVKYPYEGVLQNEFDVNSPRCFVRGIQMFDNTPLGMVPETLKVELLKSMSKTLGMNITRSTCVITGADVLKQQGITQLSKWSCLWITVAWGFFFRFLFYLTLLFGSRNKRR